The Gossypium hirsutum isolate 1008001.06 chromosome D02, Gossypium_hirsutum_v2.1, whole genome shotgun sequence region GCAGCAGTTTCTCATTCGTTGGTGGTTTCATCCTCCGGTTGAGTACTCCCTCCAACTATATAATAGcatgatgaattgaattgattaaagcACCATTTTGTCACCAAAAAGAAAATGCCAATGcacaaaaaaaaacattcatcGACAAAAGTTTGCCATGTCAAATTGTCAGTAACTCAGCATACCTTCACCATCAGATGGGGCACAAGGAGACTTCCTGTATCTTGTTTGTTGTTGTGTGGGCTGAAGACAAAAAGCAGAAACAATGTAATCATATGCATAATAAGATTACTAAAGAACCATTTCTAGACCATATGATGAGATGCTAATTATTAGCTTTACCAAAATCAGAAAAAGCTTAGCAGACTTCAAAAAcacatttaagaaaaatattgtaCGGAAGAACAAGGTAAACTGCAGATGAACAGATCATCCTCTAACCCAAATTTTTCTATTGATAAGGTAAAGGGTTGAAATCACAAACATGAACTGCATAAAATCCTCATTACATTATGATTCATGAGACATCATGTAACAGAACCATCAATTTTGCTCTTCAAAAAACCATCACACAGATATTCAGCATGAGATGCAAGTCAAATTAATTATGCAAAAGAAACAACCAATGACACCATGTTAAAACAATACCAAAATTATCCACCTACTCAGAGTAGCCACTGTATGCATGATATCAAGCAAGTATATCAGGAAACCCCAACCAAAATTCTGCATGGGCTGTCTTCCAActcattttaataaaaagttCACAACTAATATTCACTCCAGTAGTTGAAGGCCTTAGGGAATCTACATATTCTAATCCCTTTTGCTCCTCCAGACATGAAAAAGTTCTAGCAAAGCCGGTTCACTGTTTTGAACCAATTAACAGGCCTATTTGTGAGCAAATTAAAGAATCTTAATTAAGTAGACAAAGTGATCTGAACTTTGGACCAATTAGAGAATCCCAGTAAAGTGGACCAGATCGATTTAAGCTTTCTTTAAACAGTCACATCCGGCAAACATTAGCAAAGGACTACCTACTCTGTTTCTTTCACTAATCATGGCAATTTAGGACAATTCTTAAAAGACACACAAGAAgggaatattaaattaaatatttttataagcatTAGATTAATACCTGCAATTTGGGCCGGAGGGCTTCAAGTGGTCCTTTGGGCTTCTCAACACCTTGCTGTTGGTATccaagaacataaaagaaaaaatattggaAACTTAATCCGGATTCATTAGCATTACCAAACTACAATAATAAAactaaagggaaagaaaaaaaggattAGTTGGAGTATGGAGAATCTTTAAAGTACCTTTCCAAGTGCCCAATCAGCAGAGTCAAAGTATGCACGTTCGTGGTCCTGACATAAACTTAGATGAGAAACAGcccaaaccaaaaaccaaaaacttacaatttcaccACAGAAATTACCTTAGAAATGAGTGGTGGTTTCTTAGGCTTAATCCCACCATATTTTTTCCTTATAGCTGCATCCTAAATATagataagaaataataaataaatcactacaatTTGTAAAACTCCTTAGAAAAATCATTTAATGGGGCACACAGCTAAGATAAGAACACACCTCCTCTTCAGATGACGGCATGGATTTTTCAGACTCCTGTGCATCTATTTGTTCTTGCTCCTTGACATTCTCCATGCCTGAGATCAGTTCCTTGCAACCACCCAACTAATAGCAGCTATGATAGCACCCAAATGATTAGCATAAATCTTCAGAAATGCTAAAACTTTTATAGATCATAGAGACCACAAAAGAAGTTTCACTTATTCTCAACTAATAATAAGGTTGGCAAtgtag contains the following coding sequences:
- the LOC107948607 gene encoding uncharacterized protein — protein: MENVKEQEQIDAQESEKSMPSSEEEDAAIRKKYGGIKPKKPPLISKDHERAYFDSADWALGKQGVEKPKGPLEALRPKLQPTQQQTRYRKSPCAPSDGEVGGSTQPEDETTNE